A genomic window from Streptomyces sp. HUAS YS2 includes:
- a CDS encoding WhiB family transcriptional regulator: MTELFQELLVEDADDELGWQERALCAQTDPESFFPEKGGSTREAKKVCLACEVRSECLEYALQNDERFGIWGGLSERERRRLKKAAV; encoded by the coding sequence ATGACCGAGTTGTTCCAGGAACTGCTGGTCGAGGACGCGGACGACGAACTCGGCTGGCAGGAGCGCGCACTGTGCGCCCAGACCGATCCCGAGTCCTTCTTCCCCGAGAAGGGCGGCTCGACCAGAGAAGCCAAGAAGGTCTGTCTCGCGTGTGAGGTCCGCTCCGAATGCCTCGAATACGCCCTGCAGAACGACGAACGATTCGGCATCTGGGGCGGGCTGTCCGAGCGCGAACGCCGCCGTCTCAAGAAGGCCGCCGTCTGA
- a CDS encoding glycosyltransferase produces the protein MSATPEFPRHVVTAVLVSHDGARWLPDVLAGLLAQERPVQNVIAADTGSADESARLVTEAIGDDRVLHLARRTGFGAAVEEAARTAPLLGPEELPYLKRPSGWDPVSRTWSDDAYDMPELPHGEPVQWLWLLHDDSAPAPDALAELLRVADADEYAAVIGPKLRGWYDRKQLLEVGVSIARSGRRWTGLDRREQDQGQHDQVRSVLSVSSAGMLIRRDVFEELGGFDRRLPLMRDDVDLCWRAHAAGHSVLVAPDAVLRHAEASARERRTVDCVGRSAASPHRVDKAGAVYTLLANTRGAALLYVLLRLVLGTLLRTLTYLVGKVPGQAVDEVMGLFGVLLRPERILAARRRRKNPAVAPNELKPLFPAPGATVRATAEQAVSHFGGDDADSGGSRHGVVESGPGGDDADYLEIEQFARLKKIARKPGPVLFALLLLVSVVACRGLYAGGALAGGALLPAPDAVSDLWGAYADAWHPLGTGGTQTAPPYLGVLAGISALFLGSTGFALTLLLVCSVPLAGFTAYFAAGPLVESRLLRAWGSIAYAFLPAVTGALATGRLGTAVLAILLPLIARAAVAAHGFNRPDRGSWRATWAYAFLLTFATAFTPIVWPLAVVLGLAVLALRRNDITAYGLRFLAAVGTPLLVLAPWSLTLLTSPSAFLREAGLDLGAGSASALDLLALSPGGPNTTGGLLLIGIVLAALAGLLREERQFAVRTAWAAALTGLAFAALANASGWAGPATLVYGAALLVAGMLGAEGGRTRMAAHGFGWRQPVVGLVAVAAVLGPLAAAGGWMIGGADGPLSRRDPVQVPAFVAEESGTRDQPRTLVLGGSSPGEVEYTLVRGSGGRLGDAELAATGGGDPRLDKVVANLVAGSGADQTDQLSGFAIRYVLVRDGAPRQMSRVLDATPGLSRLSQLDGSALWRVDRQVARATVVPPARGDQPAEPMPVASDPVEAHAKIPSGPDGRILRIADRADDGWTATLDGKELKKTVVDGWAQGFELPAEGGRLDLTYDEPLTHTVWIWTQVGLAVVLLILALPGRRREIDDDLPDEELVIPAQAMEGDGRRARRLRAAAEAEAAAAAETSESEPEPQPVPVPAQQTDPYAADPYAQQGYGDQQGYGDQQGYDPYAQPQQPYADPYAQQGYGDQQAYDPYAQPQQPYADPYAQQGYADQQGYDPYGQQQAQQPQQYDAYGQGYDYGNETEQRPDGSSNQ, from the coding sequence ATGTCCGCAACTCCCGAGTTTCCGCGACACGTCGTCACCGCCGTGCTCGTCTCCCACGACGGCGCGCGCTGGCTGCCCGACGTCCTCGCCGGGCTGCTCGCCCAGGAGCGCCCCGTACAGAACGTGATCGCCGCCGACACCGGCAGCGCCGACGAGTCGGCCCGCCTGGTCACCGAGGCGATCGGTGACGACCGCGTGCTCCACCTCGCCCGCCGCACCGGCTTCGGCGCCGCCGTCGAGGAGGCCGCGCGCACCGCGCCCCTCCTCGGCCCGGAGGAACTGCCGTACCTGAAGCGCCCCAGCGGCTGGGACCCGGTCAGCCGGACCTGGAGCGACGACGCGTACGACATGCCCGAACTGCCGCACGGCGAACCCGTGCAGTGGCTCTGGCTGTTGCACGACGACTCCGCCCCCGCCCCCGACGCCCTCGCCGAACTCCTGCGCGTCGCCGACGCGGACGAGTACGCCGCCGTCATCGGGCCCAAGCTGCGCGGCTGGTACGACCGCAAGCAGCTCCTGGAGGTGGGCGTCTCCATCGCCCGCAGCGGCCGCCGCTGGACCGGCCTCGACCGCCGCGAACAGGACCAGGGCCAGCACGACCAGGTCCGCTCGGTCCTCTCCGTCTCCTCCGCCGGCATGCTGATCCGCCGCGACGTCTTCGAGGAACTCGGCGGCTTCGACCGCCGGCTGCCCCTGATGCGCGACGACGTCGACCTGTGCTGGCGCGCCCACGCCGCCGGCCACAGCGTCCTCGTCGCCCCCGACGCCGTCCTGCGGCACGCCGAGGCGTCCGCCCGCGAACGCCGCACCGTCGACTGCGTCGGCCGCTCGGCGGCCAGCCCGCACCGCGTCGACAAGGCCGGCGCCGTCTACACGCTGCTCGCCAACACCCGCGGCGCCGCGCTGCTCTACGTCCTGCTCCGGCTCGTCCTCGGCACCCTGCTGCGCACCCTCACGTACCTCGTCGGCAAGGTCCCCGGCCAGGCCGTCGACGAGGTCATGGGCCTCTTCGGCGTCCTGCTGCGGCCCGAGCGGATCCTCGCCGCCCGCCGCCGGCGCAAGAACCCCGCCGTCGCCCCGAACGAGCTCAAGCCGCTCTTCCCGGCCCCCGGCGCCACCGTCCGCGCCACCGCCGAACAAGCCGTCTCCCACTTCGGAGGCGACGACGCCGACTCCGGCGGCTCCCGGCACGGCGTCGTCGAGTCCGGCCCCGGCGGCGACGACGCCGACTACCTGGAGATCGAGCAGTTCGCCCGGCTGAAGAAGATCGCCCGCAAGCCCGGGCCCGTCCTCTTCGCCCTGCTGCTCCTCGTCTCCGTCGTCGCCTGCCGCGGCCTGTACGCGGGTGGCGCGCTCGCCGGCGGCGCCCTGCTGCCCGCACCCGACGCCGTCTCCGACCTCTGGGGCGCTTACGCGGACGCCTGGCACCCGCTCGGCACCGGCGGCACCCAGACCGCACCGCCCTACCTCGGCGTGCTCGCCGGCATCTCCGCCCTGTTCCTCGGCTCCACCGGCTTCGCGCTGACCCTGCTGCTCGTCTGCTCGGTCCCGCTCGCCGGCTTCACCGCGTACTTTGCCGCAGGCCCGCTCGTCGAGTCCCGGCTGCTGCGCGCCTGGGGCTCCATCGCCTACGCCTTCCTGCCCGCCGTCACCGGCGCGCTCGCCACCGGCCGGCTCGGCACCGCCGTGCTCGCGATCCTGCTCCCGCTGATCGCCCGCGCCGCCGTCGCCGCCCACGGCTTCAACCGGCCCGACCGCGGCAGCTGGCGCGCCACCTGGGCGTACGCCTTCCTGCTCACCTTCGCGACCGCGTTCACGCCGATCGTGTGGCCGCTCGCCGTCGTCCTCGGCCTGGCCGTCCTGGCCCTGCGCCGCAACGACATCACCGCGTACGGGCTGCGCTTCCTCGCCGCCGTCGGCACCCCGCTGCTCGTCCTGGCGCCCTGGTCGCTCACCCTGCTGACCAGCCCCTCCGCCTTCCTGCGCGAGGCCGGACTCGACCTCGGCGCCGGCTCGGCCTCCGCGCTCGACCTGCTCGCGCTCAGCCCCGGCGGCCCGAACACCACCGGCGGGCTGCTGCTCATCGGCATCGTGCTCGCCGCCCTGGCCGGCCTGCTGCGAGAGGAGCGGCAGTTCGCCGTCCGCACCGCTTGGGCCGCGGCCCTCACCGGACTCGCCTTCGCCGCGCTCGCCAACGCCTCCGGCTGGGCCGGCCCGGCCACCCTCGTCTACGGCGCGGCCCTGCTCGTCGCCGGCATGCTCGGCGCCGAGGGCGGCCGCACCCGGATGGCCGCGCACGGCTTCGGCTGGCGCCAGCCCGTCGTCGGCCTGGTGGCGGTCGCCGCCGTGCTCGGCCCGCTGGCCGCCGCCGGCGGCTGGATGATCGGCGGCGCGGACGGGCCGCTGAGCCGGCGCGACCCCGTGCAGGTCCCGGCGTTCGTCGCCGAGGAGTCCGGCACCCGTGACCAGCCCCGCACCCTCGTGCTCGGCGGCAGCTCGCCCGGCGAGGTCGAGTACACCCTGGTCCGCGGCTCCGGCGGCCGCCTCGGCGACGCCGAACTCGCCGCGACCGGCGGCGGCGACCCGCGCCTCGACAAGGTCGTCGCGAACCTGGTGGCCGGCTCCGGCGCCGACCAGACCGACCAGCTCAGCGGCTTCGCGATCCGCTACGTCCTGGTGCGCGACGGCGCGCCCCGCCAGATGAGCCGCGTCCTCGACGCGACCCCCGGCCTGAGCCGGCTCAGCCAGCTCGACGGCAGCGCCCTGTGGCGCGTCGACCGCCAGGTCGCCCGCGCCACCGTCGTCCCGCCCGCCCGGGGTGACCAGCCCGCCGAGCCCATGCCGGTCGCCTCCGACCCGGTCGAGGCGCACGCGAAGATCCCCTCCGGCCCCGACGGGCGGATCCTGCGCATCGCCGACCGCGCCGACGACGGCTGGACCGCCACCCTCGACGGCAAGGAGCTGAAGAAGACCGTCGTCGACGGCTGGGCGCAGGGCTTCGAACTCCCCGCCGAGGGCGGCCGGCTCGACCTCACGTACGACGAGCCGCTCACCCACACCGTGTGGATCTGGACGCAGGTCGGCCTCGCCGTCGTCCTGCTGATCCTCGCCCTGCCCGGCCGCCGCCGCGAGATCGACGACGACCTCCCCGACGAGGAGCTCGTCATCCCCGCGCAGGCGATGGAGGGCGACGGCCGCCGGGCCCGCCGGCTGCGCGCCGCCGCCGAGGCGGAGGCCGCGGCCGCGGCCGAGACCTCCGAGTCCGAGCCGGAGCCCCAGCCGGTCCCGGTGCCCGCGCAGCAGACCGATCCGTACGCCGCGGACCCGTACGCCCAGCAGGGCTACGGGGACCAGCAGGGGTACGGGGACCAGCAGGGCTACGACCCGTACGCGCAGCCGCAGCAGCCGTACGCGGACCCGTACGCCCAGCAGGGCTACGGGGACCAGCAGGCGTACGACCCGTACGCGCAGCCGCAGCAGCCGTACGCGGACCCGTACGCCCAGCAGGGGTACGCGGACCAGCAGGGCTACGACCCGTACGGGCAGCAGCAGGCCCAGCAGCCCCAGCAGTACGACGCCTACGGCCAGGGCTACGACTACGGCAACGAGACCGAGCAGCGTCCCGACGGGAGCAGCAACCAGTGA
- a CDS encoding cysteine dioxygenase family protein, producing MNSDSDLQIAGDLLEVPHLLQPAKQHPTTVAEFAGLAREIAADRAQWAHLIEYDATTRWYHRLRTGPGYEVWLLSWVPGQGSGTHDHGRSSGVLTVLEGELTERTERGRRALRGGSQRVFAPGYVHEVVNDSLEPAVSLHVYYPGLTEMPMHESAHVAAQCAPAAEEIVPA from the coding sequence ATGAACAGCGACAGCGACCTTCAGATCGCCGGCGACCTCCTCGAGGTCCCGCACCTCCTCCAGCCGGCCAAGCAGCACCCGACCACCGTGGCCGAGTTCGCCGGCCTCGCCCGCGAGATCGCCGCCGACCGCGCCCAGTGGGCGCACCTGATCGAGTACGACGCCACCACCCGCTGGTACCACCGGCTGCGTACGGGCCCCGGCTACGAGGTCTGGCTGCTCTCCTGGGTGCCCGGCCAGGGCAGCGGAACGCACGACCACGGCAGGTCGTCCGGTGTGCTGACCGTCCTGGAGGGCGAGCTGACGGAGCGTACGGAACGCGGGCGCCGCGCCCTGAGGGGCGGGTCCCAGCGCGTCTTCGCGCCCGGGTACGTCCACGAGGTCGTCAACGACTCCCTCGAACCGGCCGTCAGCCTGCACGTCTACTACCCGGGCCTGACCGAGATGCCGATGCACGAGAGCGCGCACGTGGCGGCGCAGTGCGCCCCGGCGGCGGAAGAGATCGTCCCCGCCTGA
- a CDS encoding DNA-3-methyladenine glycosylase 2 family protein yields MAGRFAPRTPTTRTTLRGGHVPVPRSFDLEQGVDLGLTLGPLRRGPADPTFRAGRDGSVWRASRTPDGPGTLRVAVRAGGGVAAEAWGPGAQWLLDGLPALLGADDDPAAFVPRHRLVAAAHRRRAGLRLTRTGLVMESLIPSILEQKVTTDEAYRAWRLLVRKYGEPAPGPAPDGMHVMPDTRTWRQIPSWEWHRAGVDDKRAATILRAVRVAPRMEEAAGMEGRKAQERLELIPGIGPWTSAETIQRSNGAPDAVTVGDLHLPGIVGYALAGDRTADDAAMLELLAPYEGQRHRAARLILLSGRVPPRRAPRMTPGNIASL; encoded by the coding sequence ATGGCCGGCCGCTTCGCCCCTCGTACCCCCACCACCCGCACCACCCTGCGCGGCGGCCACGTCCCCGTCCCCCGCTCGTTCGACCTGGAGCAGGGCGTCGACCTCGGCCTCACGCTCGGCCCGCTCCGCCGCGGCCCCGCCGACCCCACCTTCCGCGCCGGCCGCGACGGCTCCGTCTGGCGTGCCAGCCGCACCCCCGACGGCCCCGGCACCCTCAGGGTGGCCGTCCGGGCCGGGGGCGGCGTCGCGGCCGAGGCCTGGGGCCCCGGCGCGCAGTGGCTGCTCGACGGCCTGCCCGCCCTCCTGGGCGCCGACGACGACCCCGCCGCCTTCGTCCCCCGTCACCGCCTCGTCGCCGCGGCGCACCGCCGCCGCGCCGGCCTCCGGCTGACCCGGACCGGGCTGGTCATGGAGTCGCTGATCCCGTCGATCCTGGAGCAGAAGGTCACGACGGACGAGGCGTACCGCGCCTGGCGCCTCCTCGTCCGCAAGTACGGCGAGCCCGCGCCCGGCCCCGCCCCGGACGGCATGCACGTGATGCCCGACACGCGGACCTGGCGGCAGATCCCGTCGTGGGAGTGGCACCGCGCCGGCGTGGACGACAAGCGCGCCGCGACGATCCTGCGCGCGGTGCGGGTCGCGCCCCGCATGGAGGAGGCCGCCGGCATGGAGGGCCGCAAGGCCCAGGAGCGCCTGGAGCTCATCCCCGGCATCGGCCCCTGGACCTCCGCCGAGACGATCCAGCGCAGCAACGGCGCGCCCGACGCGGTCACCGTCGGAGACCTGCACCTGCCCGGCATCGTCGGCTACGCCCTCGCGGGCGACCGCACCGCGGACGACGCCGCGATGCTCGAACTGCTCGCCCCCTACGAGGGTCAGCGGCACCGCGCCGCCCGCCTGATCCTGCTCAGCGGCCGCGTCCCGCCCCGCCGGGCGCCGCGGATGACGCCCGGCAACATCGCGTCGCTCTGA
- a CDS encoding DUF5719 family protein — translation MKRTTLSLIAAATALAAVTGFAALTAPDGDAAAGAKAPTRLPVERSSLLCPAPSSSEVAETVYTSYTPAGTTGSGAAQGADGKAGADKAADKAELLPSTVALVATDPKKAADAAKKPAPAKPTVTLTKTGTPVVASANGGAAPALVGSATGTLAPGWTTQQTTVVPAGGSRGLLGTACAAPDTDFWFPAASTAKTRQDYVHLTNPDDTAAVADIELYGPGGKLKSQLTEGIAVPARSSVPVLLSTLTAEPPAADVTVHVTTRTGRVGAVVRVADDKIGSDWLPASADPTATAVLPGIPADATGVRLVAYAPGEDDAELKIQFVGASGTIVPAAGESLTVKSGMTAALDLPNLTRGEAGALLLTPADPKRATPVVAALRLVRGAAGKQETAFVQATGPLAARGTAADNRAAGSTLLLTAPGETAQVKVTASAGSGGGATVSKTVTVKGRTTMSFVPPVPSGLKGSYALTIEPVSGGPVHAARMLALPKDGIPMFTVQTIADDRGTVEVPAARQDLTVLDD, via the coding sequence GTGAAGCGCACCACCCTCTCCCTGATCGCGGCCGCCACCGCCCTCGCCGCCGTCACCGGCTTCGCCGCCCTGACCGCCCCCGACGGCGACGCGGCCGCCGGGGCCAAGGCCCCGACCCGGCTGCCCGTGGAGCGCTCCAGCCTGCTGTGCCCCGCGCCCAGCAGCTCCGAGGTGGCCGAGACGGTCTACACGTCCTACACCCCGGCGGGGACGACCGGATCGGGCGCGGCGCAGGGCGCCGACGGCAAGGCGGGCGCGGACAAGGCCGCCGACAAGGCGGAGCTGCTGCCGTCCACCGTCGCCCTCGTCGCGACCGACCCCAAGAAGGCTGCCGACGCGGCGAAGAAGCCCGCCCCGGCCAAGCCCACGGTCACCCTCACCAAGACCGGCACGCCCGTCGTCGCCTCGGCGAACGGCGGCGCCGCCCCCGCCCTCGTGGGCTCCGCGACCGGCACCCTCGCCCCCGGCTGGACCACCCAGCAGACCACCGTGGTCCCCGCCGGCGGCTCGCGCGGCCTGCTCGGCACGGCCTGCGCGGCCCCCGACACGGACTTCTGGTTCCCCGCCGCCTCCACGGCGAAGACGCGCCAGGACTACGTCCACCTGACGAACCCGGACGACACCGCGGCCGTCGCCGACATCGAGCTGTACGGCCCCGGCGGCAAGCTCAAGTCCCAGCTGACCGAGGGCATCGCAGTCCCGGCCCGCTCCAGCGTCCCCGTGCTGCTGTCCACGCTCACCGCCGAGCCGCCCGCGGCCGACGTGACCGTGCACGTCACCACCCGCACCGGCCGGGTCGGCGCGGTCGTCAGGGTCGCCGACGACAAGATCGGCAGCGACTGGCTGCCGGCCTCCGCCGACCCCACCGCCACCGCCGTGCTGCCCGGCATCCCCGCCGACGCGACCGGCGTCCGGCTCGTCGCGTACGCGCCCGGCGAGGACGACGCCGAGCTCAAGATCCAGTTCGTCGGCGCGTCCGGGACCATTGTCCCGGCCGCCGGCGAGTCGCTGACGGTGAAGTCCGGCATGACGGCCGCGCTCGACCTGCCGAACCTGACCCGCGGCGAGGCCGGCGCCCTGCTGCTCACCCCCGCCGACCCCAAGCGCGCCACCCCCGTGGTCGCGGCGCTGCGCCTGGTGCGCGGCGCGGCGGGCAAGCAGGAGACCGCCTTCGTGCAGGCCACCGGGCCGCTCGCCGCCCGCGGCACGGCCGCGGACAACCGCGCCGCCGGCTCGACGCTGCTGCTGACCGCGCCGGGCGAGACCGCCCAGGTGAAGGTGACCGCCTCGGCGGGCAGCGGCGGCGGCGCGACCGTCTCCAAGACCGTCACGGTCAAGGGGCGTACGACGATGTCGTTCGTCCCGCCGGTCCCGTCCGGCCTCAAGGGCTCCTACGCGCTGACGATCGAGCCGGTCTCGGGCGGGCCGGTGCACGCGGCCCGGATGCTGGCGCTGCCGAAGGACGGCATCCCGATGTTCACGGTCCAGACGATCGCGGACGACCGGGGCACGGTCGAGGTCCCGGCGGCCCGGCAGGACCTGACGGTCCTGGACGACTGA
- a CDS encoding coenzyme F420-0:L-glutamate ligase has translation MTGAPESGSAAYRVWALPGLPEVRAGDDLAKLIASVSPDLADGDVLLVTSKIVSKAEGRIVAADDREEAIDAETVRVVARRGTLRIVENRQGLVMAAAGVDASNTPAGTVLLLPVDPDASARAIRQGLREALGVDVGVVVTDTFGRPWRGGLTDVAIGAAGVRVLDDLRGGTDAHGNPLSATVVATADELAAAGDLVKGKATGLPVAVVRGLPHVVGGDDEPGARALVRGAADDMFRLGTSEAVREAVTLRRTVREFTDEPVDPGAVRRAVAAAVTAPAPHHTTPWRFVLLESADSRTRLLDAMREAWIADLRRDGKSEESIAKRVRRGDVLRAAPYLAVPCLVADGAHHYGDARRDAAEREMFVVAAGAGVQNFLVALAGERLGSAWVSSTMFCRDVVREVLALPDDWDPMGAVAIGHAATPPKERPARQAGAFIEVR, from the coding sequence GTGACGGGGGCGCCGGAGAGCGGTTCCGCCGCGTACCGCGTCTGGGCGCTGCCCGGGCTGCCCGAGGTGAGGGCCGGGGACGACCTGGCGAAGCTGATCGCCTCCGTGTCGCCGGACCTGGCGGACGGGGACGTCCTGCTCGTCACCTCCAAGATCGTCAGCAAGGCGGAGGGGCGGATCGTCGCCGCGGACGACCGCGAGGAGGCGATCGACGCCGAGACGGTGCGCGTCGTGGCCCGCCGGGGCACGCTGCGGATCGTCGAGAACCGGCAGGGTCTGGTGATGGCGGCGGCCGGTGTGGACGCCTCCAACACCCCTGCCGGGACGGTGCTGTTGCTGCCGGTCGACCCGGACGCCTCCGCACGCGCCATCAGGCAGGGGCTGCGCGAGGCGCTCGGCGTGGACGTGGGCGTCGTCGTCACGGACACCTTCGGGCGGCCCTGGCGCGGCGGGCTCACCGACGTGGCGATAGGCGCGGCGGGCGTACGCGTCCTGGACGACCTGCGGGGCGGGACGGACGCGCACGGCAACCCGCTCAGCGCGACCGTCGTCGCCACCGCGGACGAACTGGCCGCGGCGGGCGACCTGGTGAAGGGCAAGGCGACCGGGCTGCCGGTCGCCGTCGTCCGGGGTCTGCCGCACGTCGTCGGCGGGGACGACGAGCCGGGGGCACGGGCCCTCGTGCGCGGCGCCGCCGACGACATGTTCCGGCTCGGGACGTCGGAGGCCGTACGGGAGGCGGTGACGCTGCGGCGCACCGTACGGGAGTTCACCGACGAGCCCGTCGACCCCGGCGCCGTACGGCGGGCGGTCGCCGCGGCCGTCACCGCGCCGGCGCCGCACCACACGACGCCGTGGCGGTTCGTGCTGCTCGAGTCGGCGGACTCGCGGACCCGGCTGCTCGACGCGATGCGCGAGGCGTGGATCGCCGACCTGCGACGCGACGGGAAGTCCGAGGAGTCGATCGCGAAGCGGGTGCGGCGCGGGGACGTCCTGCGGGCCGCGCCGTACCTCGCGGTGCCGTGCCTCGTCGCGGACGGCGCGCACCACTACGGCGACGCGCGCCGCGACGCGGCGGAGCGCGAGATGTTCGTGGTCGCGGCGGGCGCGGGCGTGCAGAACTTCCTGGTGGCACTGGCGGGCGAGCGGCTCGGCTCGGCGTGGGTGTCGTCCACGATGTTCTGCCGCGACGTCGTACGCGAGGTGCTTGCGCTGCCGGACGACTGGGACCCGATGGGCGCGGTCGCCATCGGGCACGCGGCAACCCCACCGAAGGAGCGGCCGGCACGGCAGGCGGGCGCGTTCATCGAGGTGCGGTAG
- the cofD gene encoding 2-phospho-L-lactate transferase → MRIVVLAGGIGGARFLRGLKQAAPDADITVIGNTGDDIHLFGLKVCPDLDTVMYTLGGGINEEQGWGRTDETFQVKGELAAYGVGPEWFGLGDRDFATHIVRTQMLGAGYPLSAVTEALCARWKPGVRLLPMSDDRVETHVAIEVDGERRAVHFQEYWVKLRASVDAQAVVPVGAEASKPAPGVLEAIAEADVILFPPSNPVVSVGTILAVPGIREAIASADVPVVGLSPIVGDAPVRGMADKVLAAVGVESTAAAVAEHYGSGLLDGWLVDTVDEGAVARVEAAGIRCRAVPLMMTDVEATAAMAREALALADEVRT, encoded by the coding sequence ATGCGCATTGTGGTTCTGGCCGGTGGCATCGGTGGTGCCCGTTTCCTGCGCGGTCTCAAGCAGGCCGCCCCCGACGCCGACATCACGGTCATCGGCAACACCGGTGACGACATCCATCTGTTCGGGCTGAAGGTCTGCCCCGACCTCGACACGGTGATGTACACCCTCGGCGGTGGCATCAACGAGGAGCAGGGCTGGGGACGTACGGACGAGACCTTCCAGGTCAAGGGCGAGCTCGCCGCGTACGGCGTGGGGCCGGAGTGGTTCGGCCTCGGCGACCGTGACTTCGCCACGCACATCGTCCGTACCCAGATGCTGGGCGCCGGCTACCCGCTGAGCGCCGTGACCGAGGCGCTGTGCGCACGCTGGAAGCCGGGCGTGCGGCTGCTGCCGATGTCCGACGACCGCGTGGAGACGCACGTCGCGATCGAGGTCGACGGCGAGCGCCGCGCGGTGCACTTCCAGGAGTACTGGGTGAAGCTGCGCGCCTCCGTGGACGCGCAGGCGGTCGTGCCGGTCGGCGCGGAGGCGTCGAAGCCGGCGCCGGGCGTCCTGGAGGCGATCGCCGAGGCGGACGTGATCCTGTTCCCGCCGTCCAACCCGGTCGTGTCGGTGGGCACCATCCTGGCCGTCCCCGGTATCCGCGAGGCGATCGCCTCTGCGGACGTCCCGGTGGTCGGGCTCTCGCCGATCGTCGGCGACGCGCCCGTGCGCGGGATGGCGGACAAGGTGCTGGCGGCGGTGGGCGTGGAGTCCACGGCGGCCGCGGTGGCCGAGCACTACGGCTCGGGGCTGCTCGACGGCTGGCTGGTCGACACGGTCGACGAGGGCGCGGTGGCGCGGGTGGAGGCGGCCGGGATCCGCTGCCGCGCCGTGCCGCTGATGATGACGGACGTCGAGGCCACGGCGGCGATGGCGCGCGAGGCGCTGGCGCTCGCGGACGAGGTCCGGACGTGA
- a CDS encoding DUF3499 domain-containing protein codes for MESRRGPLKSAVPSNVVSPVRRCSRTACGRPAVATLTYVYADSTAVLGPLATYAEPHCYDLCAEHSERLTAPRGWEVVRLTDGSAPARPSGDDLEALANAVREAARPQRAAEAGGGGKGGRGGDPIEVGRRGHLRVLRSPDS; via the coding sequence GTGGAGAGTCGTCGCGGCCCGCTCAAGAGTGCGGTACCGTCCAACGTCGTGAGCCCTGTACGTCGCTGTTCGCGCACCGCGTGCGGCCGCCCTGCCGTCGCGACACTGACGTACGTCTATGCCGACTCGACTGCGGTCCTCGGCCCGCTCGCCACCTATGCCGAGCCCCATTGCTACGACCTGTGCGCCGAGCACAGCGAGCGCCTCACCGCCCCGCGCGGCTGGGAGGTCGTCCGGCTCACCGACGGATCCGCCCCCGCCCGCCCCAGCGGTGACGACCTGGAAGCACTCGCCAACGCCGTGCGCGAGGCGGCCCGTCCCCAGCGGGCGGCCGAGGCGGGCGGCGGTGGCAAGGGCGGCCGCGGCGGCGACCCGATCGAGGTGGGCCGCCGGGGCCACCTGCGGGTGCTCCGCTCCCCGGACTCCTGA
- a CDS encoding metallopeptidase family protein, with amino-acid sequence MDSPVPPRPTEPRVRRRDRHGRGMRGPVAPPQVPLSASRADTFRDLVLDSVERLERRFPQLVDVEFMVMQVPSVSGEDTVPLGGSAPAGKDTPARIVVYRRPVEIRTKSRDERALLVHEVVVEQVAELLGLSPESVDPRYGQD; translated from the coding sequence ATGGACAGTCCTGTGCCGCCCCGCCCGACCGAACCGCGGGTCCGCCGTCGCGACCGCCACGGCCGCGGCATGCGCGGCCCCGTCGCGCCCCCGCAGGTCCCCCTGTCGGCGAGCCGCGCCGACACCTTCCGCGATCTGGTCCTGGACTCGGTCGAGCGCCTCGAACGGCGCTTCCCGCAGCTGGTCGACGTCGAGTTCATGGTCATGCAGGTGCCGTCGGTCTCCGGGGAGGACACGGTGCCGCTCGGCGGCTCCGCGCCGGCCGGGAAGGACACGCCGGCCCGGATCGTGGTCTACCGGCGGCCGGTCGAGATCCGCACCAAGAGCCGGGACGAGCGCGCGCTGCTGGTCCACGAGGTGGTCGTGGAGCAGGTCGCCGAACTCCTCGGCCTCTCCCCCGAGTCGGTCGACCCGCGGTACGGGCAGGACTGA